The following proteins are co-located in the Paraburkholderia phytofirmans PsJN genome:
- a CDS encoding DUF4194 domain-containing protein yields MHEQEHGTTVSMHDLSSLLIPLLKGVIYREADMALWGALLDLQARVRDYVTVLNLELVLDEAEGYAFLRSRPDNGEEDSPALPRLIARRPLSFPVSLMLALLRKKLAESDAGGAETRLILTREQIVETVRVFLPAGSNEAKLIDQIDAHVNKIIELGFLRKLKPTAGKREEQASAFEVQRILKAFVDAQWLADFDARLAGYQTQLGTAASRNADD; encoded by the coding sequence ATGCACGAACAGGAACATGGCACAACGGTCTCGATGCACGATCTATCGAGCCTTTTGATTCCGCTGCTTAAAGGTGTCATCTACCGCGAGGCGGATATGGCGCTTTGGGGCGCGCTGCTCGACTTGCAAGCGCGCGTACGAGATTACGTCACTGTGCTGAATCTCGAGTTAGTGCTCGATGAAGCAGAGGGATATGCGTTCCTGCGCTCACGCCCTGATAACGGCGAAGAAGATTCGCCTGCGTTACCCCGTCTTATCGCGAGGCGCCCGCTGTCGTTTCCTGTCAGCCTGATGCTGGCGTTGCTGCGAAAAAAGCTCGCCGAGTCCGACGCTGGCGGCGCAGAAACACGCCTTATTCTTACACGCGAGCAGATCGTGGAGACCGTCCGTGTGTTTCTACCAGCAGGCAGCAACGAGGCCAAATTAATCGACCAGATCGACGCACATGTGAACAAGATCATCGAACTCGGTTTTTTGCGCAAGCTGAAGCCGACCGCCGGCAAGCGTGAGGAGCAAGCCAGCGCGTTCGAAGTACAGCGGATCCTCAAAGCGTTTGTCGACGCTCAGTGGCTCGCTGATTTCGACGCCCGGCTGGCGGGTTATCAGACGCAACTCGGCACAGCAGCCTCAAGGAACGCGGATGACTGA